The Flexivirga aerilata sequence ACGACGCCCTCGCCTGCCTGGACGCGGGCGCCGAAGGCGTGTGGGTGAGCAACCACGGCGGCCGCCAGCTCGACCGCGCACTGCCGACGGCAGTCGCACTGCCCGAGGTGGTGCGGGCCGTCGGTGGTGCCGCTCCGGTGCTGGCCGACGGTGGGATCCGCAGCGGACTCGACGCGCTGACCGCGCTCGCGCTGGGTGCACAGGCGGTCTTCGCCGGGCGGCCGGTCATGTGGGGCCTTGCCGCCGATGGCGTCGACGGGGCGACGGAGGTGCTGGGCGGCCTCACCGACGAGCTGCGCCACGTGATGGGGCTCGCGGGCGTGAATTCGCTTGCGGCGCTTGAACGTTCGTTGGTGGCGCCGGCGTAGCTCAGGTCCAGGGCGTCCCGAAGCGTCCCGCGTGCACGATCTCGGACAGCGGTCGGCGCCGCCGCTTCCGGGTGCTGCCCGACGGTGCGTCGCTCTCGGCATACCCGAGCGCAATGACTCCGACCACCCCTCGATCCTGCGGTATGGCGAGAGCCTCGCGCACCGCGGTGAGCCGTTCGACCGGCACCCCGAAGAACAGCCCGCCCAGCCCCTCGTCGACCGCGCCGAGCAGCATCAGCATCGCCGCCATGCCGGTGTCGACGTCCCAATACGGTGCCGGCCAATGGGTTTCGGAGCGGTCCGGCCACGGCTTGTCGGGCTCGGCGTAGCGGTCGAGGTAGGCGCCGCGGTCGGAGCAGCAGACGATCAGCACCGGTGCCGAGCTCACCCCGCGCAGCCAGGCGTCGGGCGCGCCGCCGTCCGCGCTCGCCGCCCAGAAGGCTGCGCGCTCGCCGCCGCGCAGCACCACGAAATCGAAGCCCTGGCTGAAACCGGCACTCGGCGCGCGCGGCGCCAGCTCGAGGATCCTGCCCAGGACGTCCGCAGGCAGGTCGCGATCGGCGTCGAAGCGCCGCACCATCCGCCGTCTCGTGATCGCATCCCGCAACTGCATGCGCACATTCTGCGCAGATAGGATCGCCAGAACATTTTTCGCGGGCAGCCAACCGCGGGACCCGCGACGTCGTCCACCCGGACATGACCACTGTTGCGGGGACCGGGCCGACTGCCCCGAGGTCCACGGAAAGGTGGCGCGGAAGTGGCTTCGGGGGAAGCAACTGTCGAACGCGCCGTCCGAGAGGTGTACGACGCACACTTCGGGCGGCTCGTCGGCTGGACGACGACGCTGATCGGAGATCGCGATCTGGCGCATGATGTCGCGACGGAGGCATTCGTGAAGCTGATGACGCATTGGCCGTCGGTGCAGGATCCGCGTGCGTGGCTCTACACCGCGGCGGCCAACCAGGTGCGCGACCATTGGCGCAAGCGTGGGCGCGAAGCGGCGGCATACGACCGCTTCGTCGGCGGTCGCCGGGCGGCCGTCGACGTCGCTGCCGCCGGCCTCGACCCGGCCACCCGGCTCACCGTGCGGGACGCGGTCGAGTCGCTGCCCGAGCGTTACCGGCTCGTCGTGCTGCTGCACTACTACGCCGATCTGTCGGTGGCCCAGGTGGCCGGCCAGATCGGCAAGAGCGAGGGCGCGGTCAAACGCGACCTGTTCGACGCCCGCCGCCATCTCGCGGAGTCGCTGGAGACCGCCCGATGACCGATCAGCAGCGGCCCGGCGTGTCGCCGGGCCGGCCGAGCGACGAGCCCGAACCGGCGGCGCACGGCGACTCCGTCGCGCAGTTCTTCGCCCAGCAGCGCGCCGAGGTGCGGCAGGAGCCGGCCGGCGAGGTCACCTGGCAGCGGATCGTGCGGTCCTCCCGCTCCACCTCGCGCCGGCGCAGCCGGGTGCTCGCCCTCACCAGCGCCGCCGTCGCCGTGCTCGCGCTCTTTGCGATCTGGAGCTGGCAGCGCGAACCGATGGGCGGCTCCGGCGTGCGCCAGGGACAGGCCATCGCCGGCAACACCGACACGGTGCCCTCCGGTCGCAGCTCCGGTGAGGGGCGCACGGTGTCGCCCGCGCAGCAGCCGTTCAAGGTGCCGGAGACCTTCACCACGTGGTCGGTCAGCAACGCCGGCCACGGCACGCTCTACGCGCTCGGGTCGCAGGGCTGCCGGGGCACGGTCTGTCCGGTGCTGCTGCGGTCCGGCACCAACGGGACCTCCTGGACCGCGGTGCACAACTTCGACAGCACCGACGTGTCCAGCGCCACCGGCACCGACGTGCAGCAGATCCAGCCCGACCGGGCGGTCACTCAGGTGCGATTCGCTTCTCCCACAACGGGATACGTCTTCGGGGGCGACCTCTGGGTGACGCGCGACAGTGGGGCGAGCTTCAGCAAGCTGCCGCATCCCGGCAGCACCGTGCTCGACGTCGAGGTCTTCGACCAGCAGGTTGTCGCGCTGAGCTCGGACAACTGCGCGCAGGGTGTGTGCAACGGCCCGATGTACGTCAGCGTCTTCGCGCCGTCCGCCACGTCGGTGGAGCAGCCGGCCGCGGTCTACAGCCCCGACACGCCGGTGCGCGGCGGTGAGGTCACGGTGCAGAACGCCCAGGCCTTCGTGCAGCTGTCGGTCGGCGACTCCGCATCGGCCATCCCGCCGATGCGCCTCACCGGCGGCCGGCTGCAGCCGATGGCACCGCCCGCCGCCTGCAACGGCCGGCAGCTGCAATCGGTGACGCCCGCGACCAACGTCACCGGGCCGGTGCTGCTCTTTGCCGTGTGCGACCCGCAGGAGTCGGGCAGCGCCACGTCATACACCCTCGTGCGCAGCCGCGACGGCGGTCAGCACTGGGAGAGCGTCTCGGTCGGCTCGCTGAGCCTGCCGCGCCTCGGACAGGTGTGGCTCGCCGCCGCCGACGACAAGCACCTGGTCGCGTCGGCCGGCGGCCCGCGGGACACCTCCGGGGTGCCGGCCAACAGCGGCGCGGGCAGCCTGGTGGTCTCCCGCGACGGCGGCAACGGCTGGGCGCCCGCCGACAACACCAGCAAGCAGCCGGTGCCGTCGAGCGGCTTCGACTGGACCGCCAGCGCCGGCGCCGGCTACTTCTACGCGGTGCCGCGCACCACCAGCTCGTTCTGGGCGACGTCCGACTACGGGACGCGGTGGCGCCTCGTCAATCCGCCGGCCTGACGGGGCGGCGCGGCGGCGCTCCCGGGCAACCCTGGCATGCTTCACCCATGACCGGTTACCCCAGCGACTGGGAGGCCGATGTCGTGCTGCGTGACGGCTCGGTCGCGCAGATCCGGCCGATCCGGCCCGGGGACGAGCAGGCACTGCAGGAGTTTCACGACCGGCAGTCCGAGGAGTCCATCTACCTGCGCTTCTTCGCGCCGCTCAAACACCTGTCGGACCGCGACGCCCAGCGCTTCGCCAACGTCGACTACCGCGAACGCGTGGCGCTCGTCGCCGAGTCGAGCGGCCGGATGATCGGTGTCGCCCGCTACGACCGGCTGGCCGGTCCCGACAGCCCGCGCGCGGAGGTCGCCTTCAACATCGCCGACGACTTCCAGGGCCGCGGCGTCGGGTCGGTGCTGCTGGAGCACCTGGCGGCGATCGGCCGGGAGGCCGGCGTTCAGGAGTTCGTGGCGGACGTGCTGCCGCAGAACAACAAGATGATGTCGGTCTTCACCGAGGCCGGGTATGCCGTGGACCGGCGCTTCGACGACGGCGTGATCGCGCTGTCGTTCCGCATCGAGTCGACCGAGCAGTCGCGTGCCGTGCGCGCCGCCCGCGAGCAGCGGGCCGAGGCGGTCAGCATGCACTCGCTGCTCTCGCCGTCGTCGGTGGCGGTCGTCGGGGTGAGCGAGCGGGCCACCGGCCTCGGCCGCGGGGTCTTCGAGCACCTGCAGGCCGGCGGCTTCACCGGCCGGCTGTATGCCGTGGGCAGCAGCCGGCACGGCGAACTCCCGGGCGTCGAGGTCTACCTCAAGGTCACCGACCTGCCCGAGCCGGTCGACCTCGTGGTGATCGCGGTCCCCGCCGAGCGGGTGCTCGAGGTGGTCGCCGAGTGCGCCGCCCACCGGGTGAAGGCGCTGCTCGTGCTCTCCTCCGGCTTCGCCGAGGCCGGCCCCGAGGGCGAACGCCGGCAGGCCGACCTGGTGCGCCTCGCCCGCCGGCACGGCATGCGGGTGGCCGGCCCCAACTCCTTCGGCCTGATCAACACCCGCCCCGACGTGCGCCTGAACGCCTCGCTCGCTCCGGAGATGCCGCTCGCCGGCCGCTTCGGCCTCTTCGCCCAGAGCGGTGCGCTCGGCATCGCCGTCCTCGACTTCGCCGGGCGGCGCGGGCTCGGCCTCACCGACTTCGTCTCGACCGGCAACCGCGCCGACGTCTCCGGCAACGACGTCATGCAATGGTGGATCGACGACGACGCCACCCAGGCGGTCGGCCTCTACCTGGAGTCGATGGGCAACCCGCGCAAGTTCTCCCGCATCGCCCGCCGCCTCGCGATGGCCAAGCCGGTGATCGTGGTCAAGTCGGGGGTCTCGTCATACGGCGTGCCACCCGGGCACCGGGTGCGCCCGACGCTCACCTCGCCGGACGCCTTCTCCTCGATGCTGCGCCAGGCCGGGGTGATCCGGGTGGAGAACCTCCACCAGCTCTTCGACGTCGCCCAGCTCGTGGTCAACCAGCCGGTCCCCGCAGGGCCGCGGGTCGCGATCGTCGGCAACTCCGACGCCCTCGGCGCGCTCGCTGCCGACGCGGCGGTCAGCTGGCGCCTGGAGGTCACCCACGGGCCGGTCAACCTGCCGGCCTACACCGACGCCGCGCAGCTGCAGGCCGCCGTCGAGGCGGCGTTCGCCGACCCCGACGTCGACAGCGTCATCACCGCGATCATGCAGCCGGGCATCGTCGAGGGCATCGTGCTGGCCAGGGCACTCGCCGAGGTCGCGTCACGCCACGAAAAGCCTTGCATCACAACGTTTCTCGGCATCAGCGGGATGTCGGAGGAGCTCTCCGCGGAGGCGCCGGACGGCACCCGGCGGTTCGTGCCGTCATACCAACTGCCGGAGGACGGTGTGCGCGCACTCGCCGCCGCCACGAGGTATGGCGAGTGGCTCGCGACCGACCGCGGCACCCCGGTGACGCCGGAGGGCGTCGACCGGGCGAGCGCCGAGCGCCTGATCGACCGGGTGCTCGAAGGCTCACCGGACGGGCGCGCCCTGCGACCGGACGAGGTGCGCGAGTTGCTCGCCGCCTACGGGATCGCGGTGTGGGCGGAGACCCCGGTGACCACCGTCGACGAGGCGGTGGCGGCCGCCGACGCCATCGGCTACCCGGTGGTGGTGAAGTCGGTGTCGCCGCTGGTGCGCACCCAGCCGGTGACCGCCCTGCGCGCCGACCTGCGACGCCCGGACGCCGTGCGGGAGGCGTTCACCGCGCTCGACGAGCGCCTTGCGCCGCTGCACGCCAACCGGCTGGTGGTGCAACGCATGGCGACGCCCGGCATCCCGTGCATCGTCGCCACGGGGGAGGACCCGCTCTTCGGCCCGGTCGTGCGCTTCAGCCTGGCCGGCGCGCCGACCGAGGTGATGGGCGACATCGCCTACCGCATCCCGCCGCTCACCGAGGTGGACGTGCGGGAGCTGATCAACTCGGCCAAGGCGGCGCCGCTGCTGCACGGCCGCGGGGGCGGCCTGCCGATCGACCAGGCTGCTCTCGAGGACGTGGTCGCGAGGGCGTCGGTGCTCGCCGAACAGTTGCCGGAAGTCGCGTCGCTGGAGCTCAACCCGGTCAACACCCACCCGGACGGCCTCGACGTGCTCGGCGCCACGATCGTGGTGGCGCCGCCCGCGTCACGCACAGACTCCGGCAGGCGTTCACTCCCGGTCGCCTGACAACTGCGACAATGGTCGTTATGTCATCGACCAGCAAGCAGATCACCGGGTCGGTCCTGCCGGGCCGGCTCCTCGCCGACATCGAGCAGGCCGGCTATTTCCCGGCGCTCGTCGCCGACGTGGTCGCGTCCGCGGTGGGCGTCGAACCGGTGGACTCACATCTGGTGCACGCCGAGACCACCATCGACAACGAGACCGTGCGCCGGCACGTGACGGTCCTCGCGCTCACCGCGACCAGGCTGGTCGTCGCCCACGCCGACGACCACGCGCCCAGCCCGGAGTCACCGGTCGCGCACCTCGGCTCGGTCGCCACCGCGACCAGCGAGACCGTGCCGCTGTCGTCGGTCCGCGGCGTCATGCTCGCGCACGTCGTCGCGCAGCCGGAGGGCTACACCGCCGGCGCGCTCGGCCGCGAGGTCACGATGACCATCTCGTGGGGCGCGGTCTCCCGGGTCGACCTGCTGCCGGCCACCTGCGGCGACCCCTCGTGCGACGCCGACCACGGCTACGAGGGGTCGATCACCGGCGACGACATCGCGCTCCGGGTGAGCGCCGACGCCGACGGTGACGCCAATCTGCGTCAGGCGCAGGCGTTCTCGTCGGCACTGTCCGCAGCCATCGGGCGGTGAGTCTCGAGGCGCTCGCCCCGTCATACGACGGGAGGGGGCTGGGTGGTGTGCTGCCGCGGGTCGCGGCCTCCCTGGGAGCGCTGCCGCTGCCCGAGGACTGGCCGGCAGCCGTCGCGCTGCCGGAGGCCCGGCGTGCGGTCGTGGTGCTGGCCGACGGCCTGGGCGCCGAGCTGCTGCGCCGGCGGTCGGGACACGCGCCGTTCCTGCGGTCGGTGATCGGCGGTCAGCCCGACCACATCCCGGCCACCCTGTCCGCGGGCTTCCCGTCGACCACCGCCACCAGCATGGGCACCTTCGGCACCGGTCTGCCGCCCGGCGAGCACGGCCTCGTCGGCTACCAGTTGCGCATCCCCGGCACCGACCGGCTCTTCAACGAACTCGACTGGATCGATGGCCCGGATCCGCTGCAATGGCAACCACATCCGACGATGTTCGAGCGAGTCGGCGCAGCCGGCGTGCCGGTCACGATGGTCGGACCGGGGAAGTTCGACGGGTCCGGACTGACCCGCGCGGCCCTGCGTGGAGCGCGCTTCGCGGGCGCCCGCGACCTGCCTGGCGCGGTCGACGCCGCCCTCGCCGCGGTGCGCGACGGCGACCGCGCGCTCGTCTATCTCTACTGGGGGGCGATCGACAGCACCGGTCACCAATACGGTTGTGAATCCTGGCAATGGGGCGATGCGGTCGAGGCGTTCGACGGCGAGATGCGGCGCCTCGCGGCCAGCCTGCCGGCCGGGACGTCGCTGACCGCGACCGCCGATCACGGCATGGTGGATCTGCCCGACTCGGCCAAGATCGACGTCGCCACCGACCCCGAGCTCGGCGCTGGTGTCGAGCTCGCCGGTGGCGAGATGCGCGCTGCCCACCTCTACTGCCGGCCCGGCGCGGCCGACGACGTGCGGGCCGCGTGGGAGGCGCGCCTCGGCGACGACGCGTGGGTGATGAGCCGCGAAAAAGCCGTGGCCGCAGGGCTTTTCGGCACCGTGTCCGACGCCGTGCTGCCACGCATCGGGGACGTCGTCGTTGCCATGCACGGGGTGGTCGGTGCCTACGACTCGCGCGTCATGCGCCCGCGCGTGTCGTCCCTGATCGGGCAGCACGGGTCGCTCACCGACGCCGAGCAACTGGTGCCGATGATCCACCTGCCCGCGCAGTAAGGTTGCCGCCCGTGGCTGAACTCCTCTTCTTCTCCGGCACGATGGACTGCGGCAAGTCGACGCTGGCGCTGCAGATGGAGCACAACCACCGGGCCCGGGGGCGTCGCGGGCTCGTCTTCACCAAGCACGACCGGGCCGGCGAGTCGGTGCTGTCCTCCAGGCTCGGGCTGTCGCACCCCGCGCTGGAGGTGCACGACGACCTCGACTTCTGGGACCTGGTGGTCGAGCAGGCGACCGGCGGCCGGGTGATCGACTACCTGATCTGCGACGAGGCCCAGTTCTACACGCCGGTGCAGGTCGAGCAGCTGGCCAAGCTGGTGGACGAAATGCACATCGACGTCTACGCATTCGGCATCACCGCAGACTTCCGCACCGAACTCTTCCCGGGCTCGCGCCGCCTCATCGAACTCGCCGACCGCATCCAGGTGCCGCAGGTCGAGGCCTTGTGCTGGTGCGGCCGCCGGGCCACCCACAACGCCCGCGTCGTCGACGGCGACATGGTGGTCGAGGGTGAGCAGGTGGTGGTCGGCGACATCAGCGGCGGCAGCTCGGCCACCGTCGAATACGAGGTGCTCTGCCGGCGCCACTACATGCGCCGGATGACCTCGCACGCCGCCCGCGCGCAGGCCGTCTCACCCGAGGTGCTGCCGTTCGACCTGGACCTGTGCCCGCTGCCGGGAGCCGGACGCGACGCGGCGGACCCGGCAACCGGCGAGAGTCGGTCCGGCTTGGCATGATGGACGCATGAGTCGCGACGGTCTCTCCGGTCGGCAGCGCCGCCGCGCGGAGCGCGATCGCGCGTTCACCGAGCCTCTGCCGGACGCGTCGCGGACGCGACCCATGCCGCCCCGTCAGCACCAGGGGCCGCCGCGCACGCCGCCTGCGTCATACCCCCGGGAGCAGGGGTATGACGAGGGCGCCGCGCCGCACGGCGAATCCTCCGGCGCGCAGCCCGTCGGCGCGGCCCGCGCGGGCACCGCGAAGGCGGCCGGCCGCGGGGTGGTCCGCGGCGCCGGGGCGATGGCCCGCTTCACCGCCGCCGCGAGCAAGGGCACCGTGCGGGCCGCGCGCAAGGCGAGCGAGGCGCAGGGTGCCGGTGAGAGCGGCCTCGCCCGGCTGATCCAGGTGCACGCGTTCAGCTCGGCCGGTGACGCCGCCGTCGCGATCGGCCTGGCCGGCACCGTCTTCTTCTCGGTCTCCTCGGCGCAGGCCAAGGGGCAGGTGCTGCTCTTCCTCTGCCTGACGATGCTGCCGTTCGCGATCGTCGCGCCGTTGATCGGGCCGCTGCTCGACCGCTTCCGGCACGGGCGGCGCTGGGCGATCGGGGCGACGCTCGCGATCCGCGCGTTCCTCTGCTGGGTGCTCGCCCAGACCGTCGAGGACGGGTCGGCCTGGCTCTTCCCGGTCGCGCTGTGTGTGCTGGTCTCCTCCAAGGCCTACCTGGTGACCAGATCAGCAGCCGCGCCGCGGCTGCTGCCCGAGCAGCTGACGCTGGTGAAGGCCAACGGGCGGTTGTCCCTGGCCGGAGTCGTCGGCGCGGGGATCGCCGGCGCGCTCGCCGGCGCGGCGTCCGCGGTCGGCGGTGCGCCCTGGGCGTTGCGGGTGGCGGCGTTGCTCTTCGCGGTCGGCACGGTGCTGGCGATCCTGCTGCCGCAGCGGGTCGACTCGAGCGTGGGGGAGAAGCCCGCGCCGCTCGTCGGGCTGGCGACCGGCACCGCGTCCGGCCGCGGCATCGGCCCGGCGGTGGTCACCGCGCTGCGGGCCAACACCGGCCTGCGCTGGCTGTCCGGCTTCCTCACGATCTTCCTGGCCTTCCTGGTGCGCACCCACCCTTTCCCGGGCTGGGAGGACCGCAAGACGCTGGCGCTGGCGCTCGTGCTCGGCGCCGCAGGAGTCGGCAACTCGGTCGGCACGGTCATGGGTGCAGCGCTCAAGATCGCCTCGCCGCGGGTGATCGTGCTGGCCACGCTCGTCGCCGACGCCGTGATGGTCGTCGTCGCGGCGGTGCACTTCTCGGTGGTGACCGCGGTCGCGGTCGGTTTCGTCGCCGGTGTGGGCCAGCAACTCGGCAAGCTCGCCCTCGACTCGCAGATCCAGGACACCGTGCCGGAGCACATGCGCACCAGCGTGTTCGGGCGGTCGGAGACCCTGCTGCAGTTGTCGTGGGTGATCGGCGGCATCGTCGCCGTGGCCATCCCGACCAACGCGCAGCTGGGCATGATCCTCGCCGCGGTCGTGCTCGTCGCGTGGGCGAGCGCGGTGCTGATCTGGAATGCCGGCCGGTCGCTCCCGGTGCCGGCGCGGGTCCGGGCCGCGGCGCCGACGGGCGGTCGTGCTCGGCGGCGTCCGCGGCAGGACGACCCACACGACGTGCACCCGCAGCGGGCCGACGAGCACCACGCGTCCTACGACGTCTCCTACGAGGACAGTCGCCGCGAGGAGTTCGGCGACGAGGCGGAGACGATCGGCATCCGGCGCAGCGAGATCGCCGACCACCGCCTGCCCGGGTATGACGCCGACCGGCGCGACCGCCGCTGAACCCCGAGGGTCGGTCGCGGAAAGGTCGGACGCGGAGGGCTCAGTCGCGACCCGGGCGCCGGCCGAACATGATGTCGTCCCAGCTGGGCACGCTCGGCCGGCCCTTGCGCGCCGCGCTCGGGCGGTCCGGGATCGTGGTGCCCGTGGTGCCGTCGGAGGTGTCGTCGGTCTCGGGCTTCGACTGCTCCGCAGCGTCGGCGGTCTCGTCGTCCGCCGGCACATCGTCCTCGGCCACCTCGACGACTTCCGGCTCGGCGCCGACCGCGTCGCGGTCGTCGTCCGGGGCGATGTCGTCGACGGCGAGCGTCTCGCTCCGGCTGCCCGGGCGGCGGACGCTGTCGAAGTCGAAGTCGGCGAACATGTCGGCGGTGCCGGTCACCGGGTCGTGGCTGGGCCGCTCGGGAGCGTCGGGTGCGTCGGCTGTGGTGTCAGTCGTCGCCGCGTCCGACGACGTGGACGAAGCCGACGCGGCAGCCTCCTCCTCGCACGGGTGCGACCCGAGCGGCGGAGGCGGGCCATCGGTGTCCACCTGCGCCGGCGGCGCGGCGTCCGCCGGGAAATCCGTTGACGCAGAAGCAGATTGGCGGCCGCGGCCCTTGCGGCGACGGCCCTTGGTGCGCTCGCGCATGGCAGCCATGAGGTCGACGGTGTCGGCCTCCGCGACGCCGCCGGTGGCAGTGCCGGCCGAGGTGTCCTCGCGATCCGCGGCGCGTCCCGCCGGGTGGCTCGGGACGGCGGTCGCCGAGCTGGCGCCGCCGCGCACCGTGCGCACCTTGGGCGCGGGGGCACCGTCGAGACCGCCTTCGGCCTCGACGTCGTAGACCGACGTGTCCCGCACCGGCGTGGCTGCCTGCAGCGGGCCGGGCGACGACTCGTCCTCGCCCAGCCAGCGAGCCTCGTCGTCGACCGGAGTGAGGATGCAGGTGTCGACCGCAAACCGCCAGGTCGCCTGCCGCAAGCGGCCGCCGGCGGGGAAGGCGCACTGCACGGTCCAGTCCTGCTCGCTGTCCCGCCAGGAGTCCCAGGTCACGTCGTCGGCGGCGACCCCGCGGCCGTCCAGCCGGCGCTCGACCCGCTCGCCGAAAGTGCCCTCCTCGCCGCGTCGTGCGGCGGGGTCGGCGACCGGCACGGCGCGCGCCAGGGCGGCCACGTGGTCGCGCTCGGCGCGGATCGGCGCCTCGTAGCGGGACACCTTCTCCACGGTCCAGCCGGCGCGTTCGGCGACGTCCTCCAGCGACAGGCCGGAGCGCAGCAGCCCCTGCACGTCGCGCGGGCGCAGCTCGACCTGGTCATGCTCGGGCACGCCGGCGTCGGCGAGGGCCCGCGACCGGTCCCGGCGTATGGCGGACCGCAACTCCTCGGTGATGCGCAGTTGCGACCGCTCGCCCTCGTCGTCGACGAGCAGCAAGTGTTCGCCGTCCTCATGGACGCCGCTGAGGCGCAACTCCCGCATGTGCGTTTCTCCCAAATAGGCCTGTCGTAGCAACCGCAGACCACCATGCCACGCGGCCGCGCGCAGGCACCGCAGGGCGCGCCGGAACACCGCCGCCGACTCGTCGTACTCTTCGTGGGTAGAGACGTTCCGCGTCCACCCCTCGTCGTGCCGGAGAAGGAGCCCCGCCCCATGTCGTCGCCGATCGCCGAGCCGCCCGACGCCACCAAGGGCGGGGGTGAGGTCCCGGAGGTCACGCAGCGGCCGCAGGCCCCGGCCGACCCGGTCACCGAGGGCGCGCTCGACCCCGAGCCCACCGAGGACGAGGCCGGTCTCGCGGTCCGTCCGTACGACGCGATCGTCGTGCTCTCGTTCGGCGGCCCGGAGTCCCGTGACGAGGTGATGCCGTTCCTGCGCCGGGTGACCGCCGGACGCGGGGTGCCGGACGAGCGCCTGGAGTCGGTCGCCGAGCACTACTACGCCCGCGGCGGCAAGAGCCCGATCAACGACCAGACCCGCGCGCTGCAGCAGGCGCTGCACGCGGAGCTGCGCCGCCGCGGCATCGCCACCCCGGTGCTGCTCGGCAACCGCAACAGCGAGCCGTTCCTCGTCGACACGCTGCGGGAGGCGCAGGAGGCCGGTGCCCAGCAGGTGCTGGTCGTGACGACGAGCGCCTACTCGTCATACAGCTCCTGCCGGCAATACCGCGAGGACATCGCGGCCGCCCTTATCGAGCTGGCCGACGAGGGCCGCTCGCTCGCGGTCGACAAGATCCGGCAGTACGCGACGCACCCGAGCTTCACCCGGGTCAATGCCCGGCTGGTCACCGAAGCGGTGCGCGGCTGCGGTCAGCCCGACGACGACAAGCTGCGGGTGGTCTTCGTGACCCACTCGATCCCGGAGGCGATGGACGACACGTCCGGCCCGGGCGACGGCGAGGGCAACCTCTACGAGCACCAGCACGACGAGATCGCGCACGTCATCCTCGACGAGGCAGGCATAACCCTCGACCGCAACTTGAGCGGTGCGCTGGTCTACTGCTCGCGCTCGGGGTCGCCCGGCCAGCCCTGGCTCGAGCCGGATGTGAACGACCACCTGCGCAGCCTCGCCGCGCAGGGCATCACCGACGTGGTCGTCGCGCCGATCGGCTTCGTGTCCGACCACATGGAGGTGGTGCACGACCTCGACACCGAGGCCGCCGAGACCGCGGCCGAGGTCGGCCTCCGGATGACCCGCGTGCCGACGGTCGGCACCGACCCGGAGTTCGTGATGGGCCTGGCCGACCTGGTGGAGGAGCGGGCCGCGCAGGCCCGCGGCGAGCAGGTCGACCTGGTCGGCTGGCCGGGCGCGCCGATGCCGCCGATCTGCGCCGCCGGTTGCTGCCCCAACCTGCGCGCCTACAAACCCGCCGCCTGTGGAATGGACTGACCCCGTGGACACCACGCCCGCCCC is a genomic window containing:
- a CDS encoding MFS transporter, with protein sequence MSRDGLSGRQRRRAERDRAFTEPLPDASRTRPMPPRQHQGPPRTPPASYPREQGYDEGAAPHGESSGAQPVGAARAGTAKAAGRGVVRGAGAMARFTAAASKGTVRAARKASEAQGAGESGLARLIQVHAFSSAGDAAVAIGLAGTVFFSVSSAQAKGQVLLFLCLTMLPFAIVAPLIGPLLDRFRHGRRWAIGATLAIRAFLCWVLAQTVEDGSAWLFPVALCVLVSSKAYLVTRSAAAPRLLPEQLTLVKANGRLSLAGVVGAGIAGALAGAASAVGGAPWALRVAALLFAVGTVLAILLPQRVDSSVGEKPAPLVGLATGTASGRGIGPAVVTALRANTGLRWLSGFLTIFLAFLVRTHPFPGWEDRKTLALALVLGAAGVGNSVGTVMGAALKIASPRVIVLATLVADAVMVVVAAVHFSVVTAVAVGFVAGVGQQLGKLALDSQIQDTVPEHMRTSVFGRSETLLQLSWVIGGIVAVAIPTNAQLGMILAAVVLVAWASAVLIWNAGRSLPVPARVRAAAPTGGRARRRPRQDDPHDVHPQRADEHHASYDVSYEDSRREEFGDEAETIGIRRSEIADHRLPGYDADRRDRR
- the sepH gene encoding septation protein SepH, which produces MRELRLSGVHEDGEHLLLVDDEGERSQLRITEELRSAIRRDRSRALADAGVPEHDQVELRPRDVQGLLRSGLSLEDVAERAGWTVEKVSRYEAPIRAERDHVAALARAVPVADPAARRGEEGTFGERVERRLDGRGVAADDVTWDSWRDSEQDWTVQCAFPAGGRLRQATWRFAVDTCILTPVDDEARWLGEDESSPGPLQAATPVRDTSVYDVEAEGGLDGAPAPKVRTVRGGASSATAVPSHPAGRAADREDTSAGTATGGVAEADTVDLMAAMRERTKGRRRKGRGRQSASASTDFPADAAPPAQVDTDGPPPPLGSHPCEEEAAASASSTSSDAATTDTTADAPDAPERPSHDPVTGTADMFADFDFDSVRRPGSRSETLAVDDIAPDDDRDAVGAEPEVVEVAEDDVPADDETADAAEQSKPETDDTSDGTTGTTIPDRPSAARKGRPSVPSWDDIMFGRRPGRD
- a CDS encoding ferrochelatase encodes the protein MSSPIAEPPDATKGGGEVPEVTQRPQAPADPVTEGALDPEPTEDEAGLAVRPYDAIVVLSFGGPESRDEVMPFLRRVTAGRGVPDERLESVAEHYYARGGKSPINDQTRALQQALHAELRRRGIATPVLLGNRNSEPFLVDTLREAQEAGAQQVLVVTTSAYSSYSSCRQYREDIAAALIELADEGRSLAVDKIRQYATHPSFTRVNARLVTEAVRGCGQPDDDKLRVVFVTHSIPEAMDDTSGPGDGEGNLYEHQHDEIAHVILDEAGITLDRNLSGALVYCSRSGSPGQPWLEPDVNDHLRSLAAQGITDVVVAPIGFVSDHMEVVHDLDTEAAETAAEVGLRMTRVPTVGTDPEFVMGLADLVEERAAQARGEQVDLVGWPGAPMPPICAAGCCPNLRAYKPAACGMD